TTCAGTGATGAACGTAATGTCCTTAATTGCTTTTCTATCAAGCGAATATCGGATTCCATTTGTGAAAAATCGATTTCATTAAGATAATCCAAGCGTAGTGAAATGATTAGTTGAGTTTCTACTTCTGATAATGATGCTTGCGCGATAGATAAATGATGTAAATATTCCTTAAGAGATTCCCGGACATGACCTTCTGCAATGTTCGAAGGAACTGAAACTGCGGCCCGGCGAATTTGATTGGTTAGACTATACAACTCATGTTTTGGAAAATTATCAGTTATTCTATAAATCGCAACTACAAATTCAATCGAATTTTG
This window of the bacterium genome carries:
- a CDS encoding four helix bundle protein, with translation MAKINTFKELRVWQNSIEFVVAIYRITDNFPKHELYSLTNQIRRAAVSVPSNIAEGHVRESLKEYLHHLSIAQASLSEVETQLIISLRLDYLNEIDFSQMESDIRLIEKQLRTLRSSLKNRDENG